A genomic segment from Leptolyngbya boryana PCC 6306 encodes:
- a CDS encoding FAD-dependent oxidoreductase, with translation MLIQPTPSELVLSHTNALIIGGGPAGLATALMLAHRGWTNITVLEKRTAADYYEPDKSFNYLIDGRGQKLTDLLGLTEQLPKIGVPTTAFYITRIQPNGKRKTSKLPIVNSNRKIAYWIPRRVFVQLLYEEIERNWQDRITVHFDTQCTAINQISTEEGIKTLEVVAQKSNHEIERFEPFLLVGCDGIQSIVRTTLKQWDRTDRFEMQRFPSPSSGLRYKVLSLPPNFPLDAQHQDQAVSTRAYAIRGIWRSRTQFLTLGLLPLKDDTAPRTVNIITHPDHQIWSLKTGEQVLQFFEQDFPQLPIRQMISIEEADRFAKSNGGVFPMPQFCPGLHYLLKQEPSETIQAGIVLLGDAIHCFPPDIGQGVNAALEDVSVLNDILCQSQNDLLQALPRYEAIRAMDVQAVVRLAQTAAPWQYNQNRLQARLWMMRFFLHFGLSRFLPGMSPPAFFQLQNQELSYQEIWSQEQSSSKILKVFSIILLSGLLASAIASQW, from the coding sequence ATGTTGATTCAACCTACGCCAAGCGAACTCGTTCTTTCTCACACCAATGCCTTAATTATTGGAGGGGGTCCCGCAGGACTCGCGACAGCACTCATGTTGGCACACCGAGGATGGACAAATATTACCGTGCTAGAAAAGCGCACGGCTGCCGACTACTACGAGCCAGATAAGTCCTTTAACTACCTCATTGATGGTCGAGGTCAAAAATTAACAGACTTACTTGGACTGACTGAACAGTTACCTAAAATCGGTGTTCCCACTACAGCGTTCTACATCACCCGCATTCAGCCCAACGGTAAGCGCAAAACCTCAAAATTACCGATCGTCAATTCCAACCGAAAAATAGCGTATTGGATTCCTCGAAGAGTCTTTGTCCAATTGCTCTACGAAGAAATCGAACGCAACTGGCAAGACCGCATTACGGTTCACTTCGACACTCAATGCACAGCGATTAATCAAATCAGCACAGAGGAAGGCATCAAAACGCTGGAAGTAGTCGCTCAGAAATCGAACCATGAGATTGAGCGATTTGAACCATTTCTGTTAGTTGGCTGTGATGGAATCCAATCGATTGTTCGCACGACATTGAAGCAGTGGGATCGCACGGATCGATTTGAGATGCAGCGATTTCCTTCTCCGAGTTCTGGATTGCGCTACAAAGTATTGAGTCTACCTCCAAACTTTCCGCTTGATGCTCAACATCAAGACCAGGCTGTTTCTACAAGAGCTTATGCCATTCGGGGAATATGGCGGAGTCGCACTCAGTTTCTCACGCTCGGTCTTTTGCCCCTCAAAGATGACACCGCGCCGCGCACCGTCAATATCATCACCCATCCAGATCATCAAATCTGGAGCTTGAAAACGGGTGAGCAAGTCCTCCAGTTTTTCGAGCAAGACTTCCCACAACTGCCCATTCGTCAAATGATCTCGATCGAAGAAGCTGATCGATTTGCTAAAAGTAACGGTGGCGTTTTTCCAATGCCTCAATTCTGCCCTGGATTACACTATCTCTTGAAGCAAGAACCATCAGAAACGATTCAGGCTGGCATCGTGCTGTTAGGAGATGCCATTCATTGTTTTCCCCCGGATATCGGACAAGGTGTGAATGCAGCATTAGAAGATGTGTCTGTTTTAAATGACATCCTGTGTCAAAGCCAAAATGATCTATTACAGGCACTTCCACGGTATGAGGCGATTCGAGCCATGGATGTCCAGGCAGTCGTTCGACTAGCTCAGACCGCAGCCCCTTGGCAATACAATCAGAATCGCTTGCAGGCGCGATTGTGGATGATGCGGTTTTTTCTCCATTTTGGTCTCAGTCGGTTCCTTCCTGGTATGAGTCCTCCAGCATTCTTTCAGCTTCAGAATCAGGAATTGTCTTATCAAGAGATTTGGAGTCAGGAGCAATCGAGCAGCAAAATTCTCAAGGTGTTCAGCATCATTTTGCTCAGTGGTTTACTGGCAAGCGCGATCGCATCTCAATGGTAA
- a CDS encoding DUF1643 domain-containing protein, with the protein MFVGLNPSTADETQDDPTIRRCIKFAKDWGYSGLCMTNLFAYRATNPKDMIASVDPIGSDNDKYLLEYSARARIVVAVWGNHGTHHDRHLDVKKMLPNLYCLRRTKRGMPWHPLYLPQTLHPIQF; encoded by the coding sequence ATGTTTGTTGGCTTGAATCCATCTACGGCAGATGAAACACAGGATGATCCTACAATTCGCCGTTGCATCAAATTTGCGAAAGATTGGGGGTATTCGGGTCTTTGTATGACAAATTTGTTTGCGTATCGAGCAACAAACCCAAAAGATATGATTGCCTCAGTCGATCCAATCGGTTCAGACAATGACAAGTATTTACTGGAGTATTCGGCAAGGGCAAGGATTGTTGTGGCTGTCTGGGGCAATCATGGAACTCATCACGATCGACATCTTGACGTTAAAAAGATGCTTCCAAATCTTTATTGCTTAAGGCGAACTAAGCGAGGAATGCCTTGGCATCCACTGTACCTTCCACAAACACTCCACCCAATTCAGTTTTGA
- the istB gene encoding IS21-like element helper ATPase IstB, producing MTLDILCKRLGLNAIHRILDELIPTAEREQWSYTAFLERLLSEEIAQRTEGRIANLIARAKFPFHATIETFDFTFRSDLKRQMLGRFLGPELVSEHRCLILEGPPGTGKTHLCIAIAYKAIQNGFIARFATAATLINELRIAPDRNAALKPYLQPHVLVIDEMGYLGYGAGAADVLFQLVDHRYHQGKPTLFTTNKPLAQWGRVLHDEELARAIIDRTLHHGDYLKLSGPSYRLKGRKLDLDLPDAAPTTKAKKTDSTDKSLDNSQPTIA from the coding sequence ATGACCTTAGATATTTTGTGTAAACGATTGGGGCTAAATGCCATCCATCGCATTCTTGACGAATTGATCCCGACAGCTGAACGGGAGCAGTGGTCTTATACTGCCTTTCTAGAACGCCTCTTGAGTGAAGAAATTGCTCAACGCACGGAAGGTCGGATTGCCAATTTAATCGCTCGTGCGAAGTTCCCCTTTCATGCCACCATCGAAACCTTTGACTTTACGTTTCGCAGTGACCTCAAGCGGCAAATGCTCGGTCGCTTTCTCGGTCCTGAATTAGTCAGTGAACATCGTTGCTTGATTTTAGAAGGTCCACCCGGAACTGGAAAAACACATCTCTGCATTGCCATTGCTTACAAAGCCATTCAAAATGGCTTCATTGCTCGATTTGCCACTGCTGCTACCTTGATCAACGAGTTGCGGATTGCTCCTGACCGCAATGCGGCTCTCAAACCTTACCTTCAGCCCCATGTGCTGGTCATTGATGAGATGGGTTACTTGGGCTATGGAGCAGGAGCGGCTGATGTCTTGTTTCAGCTTGTAGACCATCGTTATCATCAAGGTAAGCCCACCTTGTTCACCACCAATAAACCTTTAGCTCAATGGGGAAGAGTTTTGCATGATGAAGAACTCGCCAGAGCCATCATCGACCGCACTCTCCATCATGGCGACTATCTCAAGCTTTCTGGTCCCTCCTATCGCTTGAAAGGGCGTAAACTTGACCTCGATCTACCTGATGCTGCACCAACCACTAAAGCTAAAAAAACTGATAGTACTGACAAAAGCCTTGACAACTCTCAACCTACTATTGCATAA
- the istA gene encoding IS21 family transposase — protein MYSPLERYMVQKLRQAKLPVAEVSKLTGASERTIHRIQHEPEVEDVDEEEFRKSRKVGRPSGVDEFEAEIAQWLAESRKPEDGEMKGTEVLARLRQKGYKGGKSAVYEMVRRLRPTETPIPIVRFEGLPGEFSQHDFGQRRVTYSDGTQAVVRFFVSRLKYSRFVDVQVVDNEQQETVVRSLLRAYAHFGGVPLMSVFDNMSTVVQSREVLDDGTIRVNWTQRFGQLAMDCGFIPLACYPYRPQQKGSVENLVGFVKSNFFCGRNFVDRADLEAQLRSWVEHVNTERVCDATGEIPQARLVRESLKPCGHSADTYAFKVSVVVRPTARVHYRGIEYSVPAETIGQTVTLHLQQSSIVIYLGERKLCEHPRMPDNGKSSVQFDHAQELFRFRRGKPYAQRQLLLDLDPSVEPYFTELVHRRPQGWEKDIEQIYDLYQCIGRVDLLAAIALATEQRCFGAEYLIAIVQESASVCDLLSLLHQA, from the coding sequence ATGTACAGCCCCCTGGAGCGCTATATGGTTCAGAAATTACGGCAAGCAAAGCTGCCAGTGGCAGAAGTGAGCAAACTCACCGGAGCCAGTGAGCGAACAATTCATCGGATTCAACACGAGCCAGAAGTTGAAGATGTAGACGAAGAGGAATTCCGGAAAAGCCGAAAGGTGGGAAGACCGAGCGGGGTCGATGAATTTGAAGCAGAGATCGCCCAATGGTTAGCAGAATCACGTAAGCCTGAAGATGGGGAAATGAAGGGCACCGAAGTCTTAGCCCGACTGCGGCAGAAAGGCTACAAGGGTGGCAAGAGTGCGGTGTACGAAATGGTGCGACGGTTACGACCGACTGAGACCCCGATTCCCATCGTCCGCTTTGAGGGGCTACCTGGGGAGTTTTCCCAGCATGACTTTGGACAACGACGAGTGACCTATAGCGATGGGACTCAAGCGGTGGTGCGCTTCTTTGTTTCCCGATTGAAGTACTCGCGATTTGTGGATGTGCAAGTGGTTGATAACGAGCAGCAAGAAACCGTCGTCCGAAGCTTACTACGAGCCTATGCTCATTTCGGTGGAGTGCCACTGATGAGCGTGTTTGACAACATGAGTACGGTCGTACAGTCGCGCGAGGTACTCGATGATGGCACAATCCGGGTCAACTGGACGCAACGATTTGGGCAACTTGCGATGGACTGTGGCTTTATTCCCCTGGCTTGCTATCCCTACCGACCGCAGCAAAAAGGGTCCGTGGAGAACTTAGTGGGGTTTGTCAAAAGTAACTTCTTTTGCGGGCGCAACTTTGTAGATCGCGCCGACCTCGAAGCTCAGTTACGGAGCTGGGTTGAGCACGTCAACACTGAGCGAGTCTGTGATGCAACTGGAGAAATCCCACAAGCTCGGTTAGTGAGAGAATCCCTCAAACCCTGCGGGCATTCGGCTGACACTTATGCATTCAAAGTGAGTGTGGTCGTTCGACCGACCGCACGGGTGCATTATCGTGGGATTGAATACTCTGTTCCAGCCGAGACGATTGGACAGACGGTAACGTTGCATCTTCAACAATCGTCGATAGTGATCTACTTGGGAGAACGCAAGCTGTGCGAGCATCCGAGGATGCCAGACAATGGCAAAAGCAGTGTACAATTTGACCATGCTCAAGAGCTATTTCGATTCCGTCGCGGGAAGCCGTATGCTCAACGTCAATTACTACTAGACCTTGACCCCAGTGTAGAACCGTACTTCACAGAGCTAGTGCATCGTCGCCCCCAAGGTTGGGAGAAGGACATTGAGCAGATTTACGATCTCTACCAGTGTATTGGGCGAGTCGATTTATTAGCGGCGATTGCATTAGCTACAGAACAACGATGCTTCGGCGCTGAGTACTTGATTGCGATAGTTCAGGAAAGCGCTTCAGTTTGCGATCTCTTATCGCTTCTCCATCAGGCTTGA
- a CDS encoding IS4 family transposase yields the protein MLPSFYQTCLQSQLTEAQFVTLEILVELLQKERRITIERIATLFPQPILFESRRRNIQRFLSLPQLTPQAIWFPIVKQWIKRHYSGRTPLHLVVDRTQWQNHNLIMVSLVYQKRAIPLHWMWLNKQGQSSLAEQRKVLCPVFHLLKKYRFILLGDREFHSIELAAWCVEKQVKFVFRLPKSTTIKPNDSDAFTRLDDLPQTPGITEQYLHIQVTQNRGFGKHNLVLRQKRAYRQSNSDAWYLLTNLVGAEQTLKAYSNRFSIEPLFKDYKSGGYHLEDCHADSRRFNALLVLIAIAYSLSTLQGRRIRQKQVQCYVGRVKEPKRTRNRHSNFWIGLYGRLWIEPLQLWSTLATKLMALKPQKRPFFQRGLNAISLIQSAL from the coding sequence ATGTTGCCCTCATTCTATCAAACCTGTTTACAATCGCAATTAACGGAAGCGCAATTTGTGACGCTAGAAATCTTGGTCGAACTGTTGCAAAAAGAGCGAAGAATTACGATTGAACGGATAGCGACCCTGTTTCCGCAACCGATTCTATTTGAGAGCAGACGGCGGAATATTCAGCGATTCTTGAGTCTGCCGCAACTGACTCCACAAGCGATCTGGTTTCCGATTGTCAAGCAGTGGATCAAACGACATTACTCAGGTAGAACTCCGCTTCACCTGGTGGTTGACCGGACGCAATGGCAAAACCATAACTTGATCATGGTGAGTCTTGTATACCAGAAGCGGGCAATCCCATTGCACTGGATGTGGCTGAACAAGCAAGGACAGAGTTCGCTGGCTGAACAACGAAAAGTGTTATGTCCGGTATTTCATCTGTTGAAAAAGTATCGCTTCATTTTGCTCGGAGACCGTGAGTTTCACAGTATCGAGCTTGCTGCTTGGTGTGTGGAAAAACAAGTCAAATTCGTGTTCCGTTTACCGAAAAGTACGACCATCAAACCGAATGACAGCGATGCGTTTACTCGCCTCGACGATTTGCCACAAACGCCCGGAATCACTGAGCAATATCTGCACATTCAAGTCACGCAAAATCGCGGGTTCGGCAAGCATAATTTAGTCTTGCGCCAAAAACGCGCCTACCGTCAATCGAATTCTGATGCTTGGTATCTGCTGACCAATCTCGTCGGTGCCGAACAAACTCTGAAAGCTTACTCTAATCGCTTCTCCATTGAGCCGCTGTTCAAAGACTACAAATCCGGTGGCTATCATCTCGAAGATTGCCATGCCGATTCACGCCGATTCAATGCACTACTGGTTCTGATTGCCATTGCTTATTCGCTCTCAACGCTTCAGGGACGACGCATTCGCCAAAAGCAAGTGCAATGCTACGTCGGTCGAGTCAAGGAGCCGAAGCGAACCCGAAACCGACATAGCAATTTCTGGATTGGCTTGTATGGCAGGTTGTGGATTGAACCCTTGCAATTGTGGTCAACTCTGGCGACCAAGTTGATGGCACTCAAGCCGCAAAAACGTCCCTTTTTTCAGCGAGGTCTCAATGCCATTTCCTTGATCCAGTCTGCTCTCTAG
- a CDS encoding chloride channel protein, producing the protein MSLAERNPFTLSRWIICWALIGVGSGLFAGLYWNLLELLTHTLRSFSGTSLLIVMPFAGFIIGLIIHLLGHPGEIGLIVDNIHSRGGRIDVRENPSMILTSLVSISAGGSLGPEAPMVQVTGSFGTWVADRLKLTGENLRSLSLAAMAAGFTALFGAPLGGAFFALEILHHQHVVEYYEAILPAIVSSCASYIVFALITHLGLNPTWQFPQYTINNVDDFALSIAYGIVGAIAAWIFISIFRGCAWLFAKIPQPIYIRTTIAGLVLGIIAMLVPLTRYFGHEELNSVVEQNLGAFTLLGIAIAKMIAIAVTVNGEWRGGFIIPLFFTGACLGKAIALLIPGVNPVLPMIAIMAAMNAAVTRTPISTTLLLTKLTGFTPFAPILFASLVGFFLSPKLPFIRSQSRTQNQSPLSTLETGD; encoded by the coding sequence GTGAGCCTAGCCGAGCGAAATCCTTTCACGCTATCCCGCTGGATCATTTGTTGGGCGCTCATCGGCGTGGGCAGCGGTTTATTCGCCGGGCTGTACTGGAATCTACTAGAACTTCTGACCCATACTTTACGATCGTTCAGCGGTACTTCACTGCTCATCGTCATGCCCTTTGCGGGTTTCATAATCGGGCTAATCATCCACCTTCTAGGTCATCCGGGTGAAATTGGCTTGATTGTGGATAACATCCATTCTCGCGGTGGGCGAATTGACGTTCGTGAAAATCCTTCCATGATCCTGACCTCGTTAGTGAGCATTTCGGCAGGAGGGAGTTTAGGTCCCGAAGCTCCGATGGTTCAGGTCACAGGTTCTTTTGGAACTTGGGTTGCCGATCGCTTAAAGTTAACGGGAGAAAACCTGCGATCGCTGAGCCTAGCAGCAATGGCAGCAGGCTTTACAGCATTGTTTGGTGCGCCATTGGGGGGTGCGTTCTTTGCATTGGAGATTCTGCATCACCAGCATGTCGTGGAATATTACGAGGCGATTTTACCTGCGATCGTTTCTAGCTGTGCTAGCTACATTGTCTTTGCCTTAATTACGCATTTGGGGCTGAATCCAACTTGGCAATTTCCCCAATACACAATTAATAATGTGGATGATTTTGCTCTTTCTATTGCTTATGGAATTGTTGGAGCGATCGCGGCTTGGATATTTATTAGTATTTTTAGAGGTTGTGCTTGGCTGTTTGCAAAAATTCCGCAACCGATTTATATTCGGACGACCATCGCGGGATTAGTGTTAGGAATTATCGCCATGCTCGTTCCTCTGACACGCTACTTTGGTCATGAAGAATTAAATTCAGTCGTTGAACAAAATCTCGGTGCTTTCACTTTGCTAGGGATCGCGATCGCGAAAATGATTGCGATCGCGGTAACAGTAAATGGCGAATGGCGCGGGGGATTTATTATTCCGCTGTTTTTTACAGGAGCTTGTCTTGGTAAAGCGATCGCGCTACTGATTCCGGGTGTTAATCCTGTACTTCCGATGATTGCAATTATGGCGGCCATGAATGCGGCAGTAACTCGGACTCCGATTAGCACAACACTGCTCTTAACGAAGTTGACAGGCTTTACGCCCTTTGCCCCCATTCTCTTTGCAAGTTTAGTCGGGTTTTTCCTCTCTCCCAAGTTGCCTTTCATTCGCTCTCAGAGTCGAACTCAAAATCAATCGCCATTGTCCACTCTAGAAACAGGCGATTAG
- a CDS encoding DHA2 family efflux MFS transporter permease subunit, whose product MATTRDRSKMQNNSNSTKAQSSYVQGPLKWAIAFTASLGAILEVIDTSIVNVALTDIQATLGATVSEVGWVVTGYAIANVVLIPLSAWLGDVFGKKTYFVFSMVGFTLASVMCGFAFNLPMLVISRILQGLFGGGLLAKAQAILFETFPPAEQGLAQAVFGVGVIAGPAIGPTLGGYLTDSLGWRWIFFINLPVGIAAVLMAIFFLPPDRVQGKKNHQKVDWLGIILLIVAVGSLQTFLEEGEQDDWFNSQFITTLAITTVVGLVLFIWRELSTKDPAVDLRVLRHRSLAAGSVYSGILGMGLYGALFAVPLFAQGVLRFTATQTGWLLAPGALASAIVMILLGKISTKVDARILIAIGAVGTALVMFQLSNITPQTGTEDLFYPLLWRGATTVLMFLPLSLATLGSLPKQDISAGSGFYNLTRQLGGSIGIAILTTLLAQREAFHKAMLLTNLSPYNPETTQRLNALAGAFQNRGSDAATAQQQALTSLDQLVNLQAAILSYADIFRFVGVVFLCSLPLLLLLGKGGAGAKAPIDH is encoded by the coding sequence ATGGCTACTACTCGCGATCGCTCAAAAATGCAAAACAACTCAAACTCAACCAAGGCTCAGTCTAGTTATGTACAAGGACCCTTGAAATGGGCGATTGCATTCACGGCATCGCTGGGTGCAATTCTAGAAGTCATTGATACGAGTATTGTGAATGTTGCCTTAACGGATATTCAAGCAACACTAGGGGCAACGGTGAGTGAAGTGGGATGGGTCGTCACTGGATATGCGATCGCGAACGTTGTTCTGATTCCACTCTCGGCTTGGCTCGGTGATGTGTTTGGGAAGAAGACTTACTTTGTGTTCTCGATGGTAGGCTTTACTCTCGCCTCGGTGATGTGTGGGTTCGCCTTCAATTTGCCGATGCTCGTCATTTCTCGGATTCTGCAAGGGCTATTTGGGGGCGGATTGTTGGCGAAAGCTCAAGCGATCTTATTTGAAACCTTTCCGCCCGCAGAACAGGGTCTAGCACAAGCGGTTTTTGGGGTTGGTGTGATTGCTGGTCCCGCGATCGGACCAACCTTGGGCGGGTATCTTACCGATAGTTTGGGTTGGCGCTGGATTTTCTTTATCAATTTGCCAGTTGGGATTGCAGCAGTTCTGATGGCAATCTTTTTTCTGCCGCCCGATCGCGTTCAGGGGAAAAAAAATCATCAAAAGGTCGATTGGCTTGGGATTATTTTGTTAATCGTTGCGGTCGGAAGTTTGCAGACTTTTTTGGAGGAAGGAGAACAGGACGATTGGTTTAATTCCCAATTCATCACAACGTTGGCAATCACGACGGTGGTCGGATTGGTATTGTTTATCTGGCGCGAACTCAGTACTAAAGATCCAGCCGTGGATTTGCGTGTCTTACGACATCGATCGCTTGCAGCAGGCAGTGTCTACTCTGGAATTTTGGGGATGGGACTTTATGGAGCCTTGTTTGCAGTTCCATTATTTGCTCAGGGAGTATTACGCTTTACGGCCACACAAACGGGATGGTTGTTAGCTCCCGGTGCGTTGGCATCTGCGATCGTGATGATTCTACTTGGTAAGATTTCGACCAAAGTTGATGCGCGAATTCTGATCGCGATCGGTGCAGTGGGAACGGCTCTCGTAATGTTTCAACTTTCCAATATCACACCGCAAACTGGAACAGAGGATTTATTTTATCCCTTGCTGTGGCGGGGAGCGACCACAGTTTTGATGTTTTTACCGCTGAGTTTAGCAACTCTCGGATCACTACCAAAGCAAGATATTTCGGCTGGATCGGGATTTTATAACCTGACTCGTCAGCTTGGCGGTAGCATTGGCATTGCTATCTTAACGACGCTATTGGCTCAACGAGAAGCATTTCACAAAGCGATGTTGTTGACAAATCTATCTCCTTACAATCCAGAAACCACTCAACGCCTGAATGCTCTAGCAGGTGCATTTCAAAACCGTGGCTCAGATGCAGCAACCGCCCAACAACAAGCTCTTACCTCTTTGGATCAATTGGTCAATCTGCAAGCGGCAATTTTATCCTATGCCGATATTTTTCGGTTTGTGGGCGTGGTTTTTCTATGTTCGTTGCCGTTGCTTTTACTGCTAGGGAAAGGCGGTGCCGGGGCAAAGGCACCGATCGATCACTAA
- a CDS encoding efflux RND transporter permease subunit: MLGILYEDFIHPLTILSSLPSAGFGALLTLLLFKVDLNIYAFVGIILLIGIVKKNGIMMVDFAIEARRDGKSPYQAIYQACLVRFRPIMMTTTAALMGTLPIALGFGAGADARRPLGLAVVGGLVFSQLLTLYLTPVFYTYMEAWQTKLRSRKKHSPASQTDLV, from the coding sequence GTGTTAGGAATTCTGTACGAAGATTTCATCCATCCGTTGACAATTTTATCGAGCCTGCCTTCGGCTGGATTTGGTGCATTGTTAACGTTGCTATTGTTCAAAGTGGATCTCAATATTTATGCGTTCGTGGGCATTATCTTGCTCATCGGGATTGTAAAAAAGAACGGCATTATGATGGTGGACTTTGCGATCGAGGCTCGCAGAGATGGGAAAAGTCCTTATCAAGCTATTTATCAAGCATGCCTGGTTCGATTTCGCCCGATCATGATGACAACAACGGCAGCATTGATGGGGACGTTACCGATCGCACTCGGCTTTGGTGCGGGTGCAGATGCTCGTCGCCCGCTTGGGCTTGCTGTTGTCGGTGGATTGGTGTTTTCGCAGTTGCTCACGTTGTATCTGACGCCTGTGTTTTACACCTATATGGAAGCGTGGCAAACGAAGCTGCGATCGCGCAAGAAACATTCACCTGCTTCTCAAACTGATCTTGTCTAA
- a CDS encoding HhoA/HhoB/HtrA family serine endopeptidase gives MASIIKPPLVSLTLILASLSTGCVRNLSAPQEQTVTPQAQSSNTPVPTPSNPPVANSGGNPNYVAQVVEQVGPAVVRVNSTRTLQQPTNDPYLRRFFGEQSPTQQRVQRGTGSGFIISQDGRILTNAHVVDNADTVSIVLKDGRRFDAKVLGSDRVTDVAVLKIETTGLPTARLGNSDNLQPGQAAIAIGNPLGLDNTVTEGIVSATGRSSSDVGVPAERVRFIQTDAAINPGNSGGPLLNANGEVIGINTAIIQGAQGIGFAIPINTAQQVAEQLITKGQVTHPYLGVLMTDLTPELRDQINRSNVGFQVNQTTGVLIVRVAENSPAARAGLRPGDVLISINGNAVQNTEQVQKTIEGAQLNNPLPMTVQRNDRSVAVNVRPTQLPPPDAS, from the coding sequence ATGGCTAGTATTATTAAACCCCCTCTAGTTTCATTGACCTTAATTCTTGCCAGTCTGAGTACAGGATGTGTTCGGAATCTTAGTGCTCCACAAGAACAAACGGTCACGCCCCAAGCTCAAAGTTCCAATACTCCAGTTCCTACCCCATCCAATCCTCCCGTTGCCAATTCAGGAGGGAATCCAAACTATGTGGCTCAAGTCGTAGAACAAGTTGGCCCTGCAGTGGTTCGCGTTAACTCAACTCGAACATTACAGCAGCCCACCAACGATCCGTACTTAAGACGGTTTTTTGGTGAGCAATCTCCCACTCAGCAGCGAGTGCAGCGAGGTACGGGTTCAGGATTTATTATTAGTCAGGATGGGCGAATTCTCACCAATGCACACGTTGTTGACAATGCAGATACGGTGAGTATTGTACTGAAGGACGGGCGACGATTTGATGCCAAAGTCTTAGGCAGCGATCGCGTGACAGATGTTGCAGTTCTAAAGATTGAAACAACAGGACTACCTACTGCTCGACTCGGCAATTCTGATAATTTGCAGCCTGGACAAGCCGCGATCGCGATCGGCAATCCATTAGGACTCGATAACACAGTGACAGAAGGAATTGTTAGTGCAACAGGTCGTTCTAGTTCGGATGTCGGGGTTCCGGCTGAACGGGTGAGATTTATTCAAACCGATGCAGCCATTAATCCAGGAAATTCGGGTGGCCCATTACTCAATGCCAATGGAGAAGTTATTGGCATCAATACTGCCATTATCCAAGGAGCACAGGGAATCGGTTTTGCCATTCCCATTAACACTGCCCAACAAGTTGCGGAGCAATTGATCACGAAAGGACAAGTTACTCACCCGTATTTAGGGGTGTTGATGACGGATCTCACGCCAGAACTGCGCGATCAAATTAACCGCAGTAATGTTGGCTTTCAAGTCAATCAGACGACTGGCGTACTCATTGTGAGAGTAGCAGAGAATTCTCCTGCGGCACGAGCAGGGCTACGTCCAGGAGATGTGCTTATAAGTATTAATGGCAATGCGGTTCAAAACACTGAACAAGTTCAGAAAACGATCGAAGGGGCACAGTTAAATAATCCACTTCCGATGACTGTCCAACGCAACGATCGTAGCGTTGCAGTTAATGTACGACCTACCCAACTTCCGCCACCCGATGCATCTTAA